From Rhodoferax sp. AJA081-3, the proteins below share one genomic window:
- a CDS encoding LiaI-LiaF-like domain-containing protein: MGNGTQDDGQQRSMNHHAPRQRVVFGFVLAFLGILFLLDNFHVFDARAVLTFWPIALLVIGGMKLAQARHPVAYAIGGSVLAAGVLLTLGRMGIIEVRWRDWWPVLLIALGVAVVFKGQLRGHGSNPAQTSVESQVDLTVVMGETQLRVDAQDFRGGDVIAVMGGVELDLRNASMSGGEASLDVFVVMGGFDIKIPPDWTVIVKGIPLMSGFEDKSVPPANPVKRLTITGYVVMGGIEIKN, from the coding sequence ATGGGCAACGGAACACAAGACGACGGGCAGCAGCGCAGCATGAACCATCATGCTCCTCGGCAACGCGTCGTATTCGGCTTTGTACTGGCGTTTCTCGGCATCCTGTTTTTGCTGGACAACTTCCATGTGTTCGACGCACGCGCCGTGCTGACCTTCTGGCCCATCGCCCTCCTCGTGATCGGTGGCATGAAGTTGGCCCAGGCCCGCCACCCGGTGGCCTATGCAATCGGTGGCAGCGTGCTGGCTGCAGGTGTGCTGCTGACCTTGGGGCGCATGGGCATCATCGAAGTGCGCTGGCGCGACTGGTGGCCGGTGCTCCTGATCGCATTGGGAGTCGCCGTGGTTTTCAAAGGCCAGTTGCGTGGCCACGGTAGCAACCCGGCGCAGACATCGGTCGAATCCCAGGTAGATCTCACGGTGGTCATGGGTGAAACCCAGCTCCGGGTGGACGCACAAGACTTTCGCGGCGGAGACGTCATCGCCGTCATGGGCGGCGTAGAACTCGATTTGCGCAACGCCTCCATGAGCGGTGGCGAAGCATCCCTTGACGTGTTTGTCGTCATGGGTGGTTTTGACATCAAGATCCCGCCCGACTGGACCGTCATCGTCAAAGGCATCCCCTTGATGTCCGGTTTTGAAGACAAGAGTGTTCCCCCGGCCAACCCGGTCAAACGCCTGACCATCACTGGCTACGTGGTCATGGGCGGCATCGAGATCAAGAACTAG
- a CDS encoding sensor histidine kinase, protein MHPVLSSVRALSWYLLAWLALGAVLACGLALTGQAPWPNALWFAVPVCMVYAFVCPSAYYVCRAMPFARRALHVGVVLFAGACTVAGGMGWMVCVAWNRLSLALEQSWAGIVMAPTLGWALFAGAAGVYLLSLLLHDVLIAMDQMHAAQQRDAQSQALAQQAELQMLRAQINPHFLFNCLNSISALTSSDAVGARAMTIALAQYFRQTLSLSEQAHIPLEQEIAHCQSFLDIERLRFGAKLLVDTTLPDGARAALVPPMLLQPLVENAVKHGIAPRTEPGTVKIHASVQGPWLRLRVENPLEPGAAGASAPGAVEGIGLGLRNIGQRLRSLYGEQARITQQATADHFVVELTLPLTPPAHGANA, encoded by the coding sequence ATGCATCCGGTGTTGTCCAGTGTACGGGCCCTGTCGTGGTACCTGTTGGCCTGGCTGGCGCTTGGCGCGGTCTTGGCCTGCGGGCTGGCGCTGACAGGGCAGGCGCCGTGGCCCAACGCCTTGTGGTTTGCAGTGCCGGTTTGCATGGTCTATGCCTTCGTGTGCCCGTCGGCCTATTACGTCTGCCGCGCGATGCCGTTTGCCCGCAGGGCCTTGCATGTGGGTGTTGTACTGTTTGCCGGCGCGTGCACGGTGGCGGGCGGTATGGGCTGGATGGTGTGTGTGGCCTGGAACCGGCTCAGCCTGGCCCTGGAGCAAAGCTGGGCCGGCATTGTGATGGCGCCCACCCTGGGCTGGGCACTGTTCGCGGGTGCGGCCGGTGTCTACCTGCTGTCCCTGCTGCTGCACGACGTGTTGATTGCGATGGACCAGATGCACGCAGCGCAACAGCGCGATGCCCAGTCCCAGGCGCTGGCCCAGCAGGCCGAGCTGCAAATGCTGCGTGCACAAATCAACCCGCACTTTCTCTTCAACTGCCTCAACTCCATCAGCGCATTGACCAGTTCCGACGCGGTCGGCGCACGCGCCATGACCATTGCACTGGCGCAGTACTTTCGGCAAACCTTGTCTTTATCCGAACAGGCACACATCCCGCTGGAACAGGAAATCGCCCATTGCCAGTCTTTTCTGGACATCGAACGGCTGCGTTTTGGGGCCAAGCTGTTGGTGGACACCACGCTGCCGGATGGCGCACGCGCTGCGCTGGTGCCGCCCATGCTGCTGCAGCCCCTGGTGGAAAACGCGGTCAAACACGGCATCGCACCACGCACGGAGCCCGGCACGGTGAAAATCCATGCGTCGGTACAGGGACCATGGCTGCGACTGAGGGTCGAAAATCCGCTGGAGCCCGGCGCTGCGGGAGCGTCTGCACCGGGCGCGGTGGAAGGCATAGGCCTGGGCCTGCGCAACATCGGCCAGCGCCTGCGCAGCCTGTACGGCGAGCAGGCCCGCATCACGCAGCAGGCCACGGCGGATCACTTTGTGGTGGAACTGACCCTGCCGTTGACGCCCCCTGCGCACGGCGCAAATGCATGA